Within the Gloeobacter kilaueensis JS1 genome, the region CATCGCCGCTTTGCAGAGGATGACGGGCCTCGTCGATCACCACCACTTCGGTGATGACCGGGTGATCTTCAAGCGTGTCCCCCCCGATCACCCCAATGTCCGGCGACCCGCCGACTACACAGAAGCCCAGGCCGGTTGGTCCCTGGCCCAGAAGCATCTGCTGAGTGGTCGTTATCAGGCGGTTCTGGTCGATGAACTCAACGTTGCCCTCGACCTTGAATTGCTGGGGGACGAAGGCGAAGGTCAACGCCTGGTGCGATCAGCCATGCTGCTCAAGCAACCCGATGTCGCCTTCATCGCCACTGGCCGCTGCTGGCTGGAGAACCCTCATTCCGAGCAACTGCTCGGTTCCTACCAGCAGCACATCGAGATTCGCAACTCCCACCACTATGGCTGCGCATCGTTGCGGGCCGGTATCGACTGGTAAGCCCCGGACCTTCCTTACGCTATCGGAGGATCACTTCATGGTCCGCGACGACGAACTGGATTGGTGCATCGAGGCCGCCCGTCAGGTCCCTGTTCTCGAAGTGGCTGCCCGCCTCGGCATCGACATCATCCGTTCTCACCCCCGGTATACCCAATGTTACTGCCCCTTCCACGGTGGAGATTCAGGCGTAATTCTGCACGATGGCCGCCGCAATCTGTTCAAGTGCCATGCCGGGTGTGTTCCGAGGAGCCGTGGCGGTCACCAGAAGCAAGCCTTCGATGCCATCGACCTGGTGCAGCAGCTACAGAACCTCTCCTTCCGTGAGGCTCTCGACTACATCCTAGGTACGTTCCCGGCTCAGGGTGCCCCAACTTCTGCCATCCACAACCGACCAAACCGACCGCCACCTCCGCCATCAGCTCCAGAAGAACCCATTCCTATCGAGCGGATCGACGAACTGCACAATCGGTTGATGTTGAGCGTTGAAGGAGAGCAGGCTCTGGCATATCTGGCGGCCCGAGGCATCGAACGCCGCACGGCCCTGCGCTGGCGGCTGGGCCTCAGTCCTCGCTGGGAAGGTTCTCTGGGCGGGCTGTGCCAGGAAGTGCCTGGACTTGTGACGATCCTGGCGGCATTCAAGCGCAAGGGCATCGACCTCCTCCATCAGCACCGGATTCTGGAGCACCTCTGCCTGGGGAAACTCGAAGAACGTCAGGTCTGCTGGTTTGGTAAGCATCTCGATGTCCAGATGCTCATTGAGCGGTATGGCCATGCCCACCACTTTCGCTCCTGGCGCATCTCCATTCCTGTCTGGGAGGATGGCCCTCCCCAGGACGGAGCCGCTCGCTGCTGGGGTTTGCGCTTCCGTCAGGTACCTGGCCTCACCCCCGATCTTCCCGTTCATCCAGGCTGCACACTCATTCACCAGCAGACTGGCATCAAGTACCAGCTCCTGGAGGTTCTTGCCGACGGTCGCTTCCGCCTACGGCTCAAACGCGACAGCGCTGCCGAAGCCTTCACCGCCGATCCTTCCACTTATAGACAGGAGGCGACCAAGTGCTGGGGCCGGGGCACCGTTCGTACCCTGGCTGCCAACCACCGCCACTCGAAGCGCTTTGCCATCGCCGTCGAGGGTGAAATCGACCTGCTCAGTCTGGATCAGGCTCTGCTGGGTACGCCGCTCCACGGCAACTGCTGGCTCATCTCCTCCACCAATGGTGCTGGGAACTTCCCGGCGGAGTGGAGCGAGCCGGATTTCTGGAAACCCTTCTCCAGAATCTTCTTCGCCTACGATCGCGACCGGGCAGGTGAGACAGCCCTGCGCAAGATGCGCGCCGAAGGTGTTGCCCTCGACAGCCGCCCCGTCCCTCACGGCAAGGATTTCAACGACTGGCTCCTGCATCACAGTGGCCACATCCCTCACGATGAACTTCGGATCTGGCTGAGCGACTACACCTGGTATGCGCCCTAACCCTATCTCCATCACAGACGGCAACTCGAATCCTGTTCCGAGTTGCCGTCTGTAAAAAAATTTGCCTATTTGGGCTCTTCTGCTTTTTGCTCGTCTGCCTCGATCGCCGCAATCTCGTTGAGCACCTTGCGCAGCTCCTCAAGCAGCAGATTCTTGCGCTCCCGCAACCGCTGCAACTGCCTACTGCGATCGTCGTGCCTGGCCAGCTCCAACCACCGCTCCTTCTCACTGAGCTGGTCGATCCGCTTGAGAATGTCATCGAGGGCTGCCTCATCCTTAACCTTCTCCAGGCTCAAGCAGACTGTCCTGGGCAGATGCTTGATCTTTTCGATAAAAGGATACTTGGCCAGCTTCATCAGGTTGTAGGCTGTGCGCCCCCGCATCGGATAGCCAGACTCGTTGACGTAGTCAAGCCAGCTCGAGTAGCCGAGAATCTTGTATTTTTCTTCTTCGCTGATCTGCAGGAATAGTCGCCCGAGAGCCAGCCAGTTCGACTCGATGTCCTGCGACAGCTCAAGCGACTGCTCATGAAGCTTTTTTGCTGCTATGACCTTATCAGATGAGGAAACATTCTTATCCTTAGTCACTCTTCCCTCATGGCCTCTCGCAAGCATGCATGGCCTGCAAGCTTGATCATATCCGAAATATGGTGATTCCCGCCGGTCTATTATTCGGGGCACCTCCAAGGCAAGCTGTCTAGTTCTGAGAGCTACCTCATATTTGAGCGCTTTCGCTATTCGCCAAGCCCAAATTAAAATGATATTAGTATGATGCTTCCGAGCGTTCTACATAGAAACAATTATCACCTGATAATTTATTAAGCACGTCTGCTACCAACTTTATCCCATTCTGATCACTCGAGCGTAGAACTTGAAATTTTTCTCTTTTTCTTGTTAGCATAACCCAACTACCATCCGGTATATAGGGAGAGATAGAAAAAATGTTATCAAAAAATAATTTAGGAAGAAAAGAGAAATGATTTAGAAGTTCTACCGTGCTCCATCCCGAGACATCATCAAGAGCAGGTACAAGATTTGCATGAGGAAACCCTGCTGGTGATGGATAAACAAGGATACCGAACCTTATAAAGTTTGTATAGCCATACCATGTCTTAAGAACGCCAAGCCCGTTACCATTCTCATCAAAAGGCTGTACGGGAATAAATCTGCTTAGGTCGGACGCGCCGATAGCTGAGAAAAACGCCCTTTCTGTATCAACAAATAAAGGTTGCTGAGAGAAGAAAGAGTCATGCTGCTCATTGGATATCCAATGGACAAAATCTGCTTGCAAGGAAATCTCGTGAGCCACTATTTTACCTACATTTGGGTGTTCCTAAGGATTATAACTCTTAAAATAGCAAACTCATCACCATCAACTTCTTTAATGGGAACCCCAGGTGTTATATTGCCATACCATCTTACCTGCACACCTGGAACCATACGTACCCCTGTGTTCTCAGGAGAGATTGGAGTTGTAAACTCTACACCTCGTTCTCCAGGTGGAAGAGCACCAAAGTAAGCTTGCACAGTTGGTACAAATCCCCCCCGTGGAACGCGCCCCCAGATTTCCTGACTTGCTACTTGCTTCGCTGCAGTCTCCTTTGATTGAAACTCAGCTTCGAACCTATGATACAACGGGAGAACTAAGTCATCTGCATAGCTTCGAGTAATCGTTACTTCATTTGGACCTGTCCTTTCTATATTGCGCGGTAATTGCTGACTGGGACTGCCTCCTCCAGCTATCAAATTACCTCCGCCATTGGTAATAAAAGGTGGCGGCGGCTTTGGCCCTTCCGTCTCGGGATCAGTACTTACACCACCGAAAAGTTTAGGAATAGGTGAAGGCGCAGGGACAGGTGAAGAGTCAGGAGTATTACCATCATCAGGGTTCCCTTCCTCATAAGCTCCGATTGGATCAGTTCCAACAGTAGGATTATTGAAGTTAAGAACGTAGAGGTTGGTATTACCACTAGAGAAACCAATTGGATCTTCGCTGATGAAGCGATGGAGGTCCGGGTTGTAGTAACGGCCTCGAAAGTAATAGAGCTGAACAACATTTTGAACAGTGTTCTTACTAAGTTCACGTCCCATGAAGTACAAGCGATTGTCCGTCGTATTTTTGTCAGCTTGAGAAGAACCAATTGCCAAACCAAATCCGGTATATTCTATCCCAAACTTTGCCTGCAAAGTCTTTGCGTCAACAACAACTAGAACTGAGTTGTTGAGCGGATCGTGGATTAAGAACTCATCGGTACTATCTGTGCGACTGCCCCACACATCATCGAGACTAGGACCAACCAAGTAGCGTTTGGTGACACCATTGGTAATTTCCTCGATGACCTGACTTCCAGCGTAAACAAACTTAGTAGTTACGCCATCGACCGTCTCTTGAATGCGACGACCAAGAGCATCATAGACAAAGCTTTCACTCCCGTTATTGACAGTATTTTCATATTTTATCAACTGGTTACGCGCATTCCAGGTATAGGTCTCATTGACCGCTGTGCAGCTAGAACTGCACTTTTGAGTTGTAATATTACCATTGTTATCGTTAGTGACTGCACGATTAGCATAAGTGTCCAAACGATTCGTGCCAAGCTGATAAGTGACGCTACCCTGATTCTCAGATGTAATGTTGCCATCGCTATCCCAGGTCTGGTTATATGCTTGACTGCCAGTAGAGGTGTTTACCAGTGTTGATATTACCTGGCCATAATGGTCGTAAGTGTAGCTAAGACTATTGGCCGAGAGTTTCTGCCCAGTCAGGGTCCGCTGTGTCAGTTCTCCTTTATGGGAATAGTTATAGCCGTAAACCACCTCGCGAATCAGCGCAGAAGGCGACAGATTGTTGGTGAAACGGATCTCACTCAAATCTCCCTGGGGATTGTAATAGTAGTTTCCATACAGGATGCCACTGCCATCGTGATAGTTAAGAACAGTCTGCTGATTGGCATCGTTGTAGCCAATGGCAACATTCATATCCGGCGCGCCACTTTGACCTTTGAGAAATGCCTGATGCAGACTGTTATCCGGCCAGTAGTCGTAGGTCAGTAACTGCGTACTGCCTCTTGAGACCGCCGTCAGATTGCCCGCCGAATCATAGCTATAGCTAAGCGTGTCAGGAGCAGAAGAACCAGCTCCTGTAGTGACCGTCAGTGGGCCAGGAATATTACCATTATCATTATTGTAGGTAAAGCTGACGTCTTTGCTATGAGACGAGTCACTGCTATCCGTAACTGAAGTTACCCGATCAAGAGTGTCGTAGTTGTAGGTAACAATAGTGCCGTCGTTGTAAGTGAGCGTATGCAACCGCTGTTTGGAATCGTAGCCGTAGCGCGTTGTCTGGTTCTTTGGGTCAACCGTGTGGTCAAGCTGGCCCAAAGAGTTGTAGTAGTAGTACTCGGTGTACGAACCCTGCTGCCGGGAAGTTCTTCGACCCATTGCATCGTACTGATACTGGGTCGTTACACCGTTCGGTGCGGTTACTTTGGTTATATTGTCGTCGCCGTCATACTCGAACTGAGTCGTCTGATTTCCCGGCTGACGAGTAATTTGTTTGACCCGCCCACCGTGGTCATAAGTGTAATTTGTCGAATCGCCAGACACATTAGTGAGGTAGACGGAGGTGATCCGAGAAAGCTCGTCATAGACAAAGTGGCGAGTCAGGCCATCTGGACCAAGCACATCTGTCAGGTCATGAGTTGTGGAGTTGTAGGTGTACTTAGTCTCCCTTCCTGCACCATCGGTGAAGGTTAGCACCTGACCAAAGTCGTTGTACGGGTTGTAGTTCAAAGACGCTGGTAACGGTGTGGCTACTTGAATCAACGCACCCGGTGCAGTCGTCGCTGTCGCTGAGTTATAGGTGAAGTAAGTCGTGTGCGAGTTGGCGTCTTCAAGACTGTACAACTGACCAAAAGGACCGCTGAAGTTGAAACTCGTGAACGAAAAGCCATTCGGTTCGGCAATCGAACTCAAGTGATAAAACGCACCAGCCGTCTGGTAATTGTAATAGGTCGTATAGTCCGTACTGTTTATGTTGTACTTAACTGAGTTGACGAGACCAGAAGTGTCGTCATACGTGTAGTAAGTACTGCTATTGTCAGCAGAGTTGTTGATTTGGTTGATGTAGTTGTTGGTGGCGTTGTAGTAGTAGGTCAGTACTGGACCAGCCCCAGAGCTGGCCCCAAAAGTCTGCACTGTCGCCTTCGAGTACTGGGTGTTGATGCCGTAGTTGACAAGAATATCGTCAGAACTATCGCTGCCATTGGTACCAGGCATCCGCTGTTGGCTCACCCGAATCGGTCCGTGCGACGGACCGCTAGTGTAGGTGTTGGTTAAGACCGTGTTAAAGCGTGCATCTTTGATCGAATTCATCCAATCTGACTCGATGCCGTTGGTGCCAACGTAGTAGCCGTAGTTGGTCGTGTTGCCATTGAGGTCGTGGTAGCCTACCAGATTGCCCGTGTAGTCATAGTCGTAGCTGACGGTGTAGCCGTGAGCGAGCACATTCGCGTTGTGGGTGTCGTAGAGCTGGGCCGTACTGATACGGTTGTTGGAATAGGTCAGCTGGATGCCGCGCCCGAGAGGATTCTCGATTTTGGTAAGGTTATCACCGCTCCAGGTGAGGGTTGTAACCTTGCCATAGCGGTCTTTGATGGAACTGAGGTGCTTCTGACCCTGGGTAGTCGCGGCT harbors:
- a CDS encoding RHS repeat-associated core domain-containing protein, with translation MQPLFRFVVVFLSFLLRLLPVRPIKRAKRPSPKALVASLLSLLLVAQPTSFCWAASSVNAQLGIFSYDHIDLTTGGIDPVVIYRHYQNAKNDGFTPTVQGPFSWGTTLGLYSYIVYDYTLPGGLSVLTLTGEQTDFHCNNGTCTNDDSKAALRGTFTISGSTDTLTLEDGTKLNFATAATTQGQKHLSSIKDRYGKVTTLTWSGDNLTKIENPLGRGIQLTYSNNRISTAQLYDTHNANVLAHGYTVSYDYDYTGNLVGYHDLNGNTTNYGYYVGTNGIESDWMNSIKDARFNTVLTNTYTSGPSHGPIRVSQQRMPGTNGSDSSDDILVNYGINTQYSKATVQTFGASSGAGPVLTYYYNATNNYINQINNSADNSSTYYTYDDTSGLVNSVKYNINSTDYTTYYNYQTAGAFYHLSSIAEPNGFSFTSFNFSGPFGQLYSLEDANSHTTYFTYNSATATTAPGALIQVATPLPASLNYNPYNDFGQVLTFTDGAGRETKYTYNSTTHDLTDVLGPDGLTRHFVYDELSRITSVYLTNVSGDSTNYTYDHGGRVKQITRQPGNQTTQFEYDGDDNITKVTAPNGVTTQYQYDAMGRRTSRQQGSYTEYYYYNSLGQLDHTVDPKNQTTRYGYDSKQRLHTLTYNDGTIVTYNYDTLDRVTSVTDSSDSSHSKDVSFTYNNDNGNIPGPLTVTTGAGSSAPDTLSYSYDSAGNLTAVSRGSTQLLTYDYWPDNSLHQAFLKGQSGAPDMNVAIGYNDANQQTVLNYHDGSGILYGNYYYNPQGDLSEIRFTNNLSPSALIREVVYGYNYSHKGELTQRTLTGQKLSANSLSYTYDHYGQVISTLVNTSTGSQAYNQTWDSDGNITSENQGSVTYQLGTNRLDTYANRAVTNDNNGNITTQKCSSSCTAVNETYTWNARNQLIKYENTVNNGSESFVYDALGRRIQETVDGVTTKFVYAGSQVIEEITNGVTKRYLVGPSLDDVWGSRTDSTDEFLIHDPLNNSVLVVVDAKTLQAKFGIEYTGFGLAIGSSQADKNTTDNRLYFMGRELSKNTVQNVVQLYYFRGRYYNPDLHRFISEDPIGFSSGNTNLYVLNFNNPTVGTDPIGAYEEGNPDDGNTPDSSPVPAPSPIPKLFGGVSTDPETEGPKPPPPFITNGGGNLIAGGGSPSQQLPRNIERTGPNEVTITRSYADDLVLPLYHRFEAEFQSKETAAKQVASQEIWGRVPRGGFVPTVQAYFGALPPGERGVEFTTPISPENTGVRMVPGVQVRWYGNITPGVPIKEVDGDEFAILRVIILRNTQM
- a CDS encoding toprim domain-containing protein; the protein is MVRDDELDWCIEAARQVPVLEVAARLGIDIIRSHPRYTQCYCPFHGGDSGVILHDGRRNLFKCHAGCVPRSRGGHQKQAFDAIDLVQQLQNLSFREALDYILGTFPAQGAPTSAIHNRPNRPPPPPSAPEEPIPIERIDELHNRLMLSVEGEQALAYLAARGIERRTALRWRLGLSPRWEGSLGGLCQEVPGLVTILAAFKRKGIDLLHQHRILEHLCLGKLEERQVCWFGKHLDVQMLIERYGHAHHFRSWRISIPVWEDGPPQDGAARCWGLRFRQVPGLTPDLPVHPGCTLIHQQTGIKYQLLEVLADGRFRLRLKRDSAAEAFTADPSTYRQEATKCWGRGTVRTLAANHRHSKRFAIAVEGEIDLLSLDQALLGTPLHGNCWLISSTNGAGNFPAEWSEPDFWKPFSRIFFAYDRDRAGETALRKMRAEGVALDSRPVPHGKDFNDWLLHHSGHIPHDELRIWLSDYTWYAP